AATCCTTCGTTTTGAGTTTCAGTTTTTCCCATTGAACTAAATCTGCACTAAATTTGCATCTAGTATTTTTGCTAAATTATAAACATATTCCTTGTTGATCCTTCAGCTCCTGTGACTCTGGACCCCAACACTGcacagttctgtctctctctgtctgatgaTCTGACCAGTGTGAGACACACCAGAATTAAACAACGGGTTCCTGACATCCCAGAGAGGTTTAAACCCTGTGGTTGTGTGTTGGGCTCTGAGGGGTTTAcctcaggaaaacacagctgggAGGTGGCAGTAGGGGACAATCTTCAGTGGGATGTAGGAGTGGCTAAAGAGTCCATCAACAGGAAGGGGGAAATTACATGCAGCCCACAGGGAGGTTTCTGGGCTCTTGCTCTGAGGAATGGTGATGTGTATAAAGCAGCAGGAGTCAAACCTCTCACACTGAAGAGGAAACCCCAGAGGATCAGAGTGCAGCTGGACTATGACAGGGGGAAGGTGTCCTTCTATGACCCCAGTGACATGTCACACATCTACACATTCAAAGACAAGTTCACTGAGAGACTCTTTCCATATTTCTCTCCTTATATACTCACTGTTGGAAGAAACCCCGGGGCCCTGCAGATCTGCCCATTTAAAGCATCCGTGACACTGATGTCATCCCAGTGAATGTGTCTATACCAAGCAGGCCATGCCAATGAACATGTCTGTAACATGACCTAATGCTGCTATACCAATGCAACGGGCAGTACTTCACATTCCCTGAtaacagcagcatcacacagcactggtcatttttgttattttcattttactagGAAAAGCTAGTTTATATAATTAATATGCTTTACAGGCACAATTAATGTTcaaattgtaaataattttcaTATGCTCTTCTCTAAAGCATACTTTGTGGCCAATATACTTTTTAAGCATGGTGCTTTGATGCAGCATGTTTCTGATGGACAGAACATTCTGTGCATTTGTCTCATGACAGCATGCATGGTTTGCATATGACAGTgggttttggtttgttttaacCAATAAGCAAAATAACCACCCCTTAAGTTTAAAGGAATTCATTGGCTtagagtttttttctttgagattggagcatcatttaaaataaacttttactCACCCTGTTAATGGAATAGTTTTCTCTGCAAGGCTGCCATCATTTCACAggtgttataataataattcagtCTAATTATTGTTTGATGTCTTTAATTTGTACTAGACATTAAACCATTGCTGCGTTCCTTTCTGTCTGCCGTATGCTGCTGTCTCCCTCTGATCTCACTGTGCCACAGTACTAAGGCAAACACACCTTTTTAAGTAAAAAagttacacagtacacagacaCGCCTTCATCACTCAATAAACTCAGCCCCACCCATCCTTTGTCCTGCCCTCCGAGGCAGAATTTTTGGGCTGTCTAAATACTACGGTTGTGCCAGCTCCAACAATTTGGCATTAGTGCTTTGCAAATGGGCTTTTGGACTTGAACCATGTATATTTGCCAAGAGTGCTGTGGTCTTTCACTATTAAAACCTGGGTcccatacattaaaaaatatggtTTCCGCCAGCCAATCACGTTctacaattttaaaatcattttaatatgtaaataatttgtGCCACTGCCATGACATTTAGTTATATTCtataaatgtgttgtgtttctgaaatgcaGTACTGAACCCATAAGTCACACGACTTCATTACAGCAATTTCACTATGGTGTGTGGACTCATAATTCCTGCTTCCAGCTATATTTAATCAAAAACACCTTACGCTTGCTATAATGTTATTTGTATTCTAGTATTTACTTTCtttcaggaaaagaaaataaagaaaaaaaaaagcattttttcaagAGAGAGTATAAAATCTGCACATCCCCACcaacacacttcacacagaaaagaaaacccAATAGGATCAGAGTGCAGCTGGACTATAACAGGGGAGAGGTGTCCTTCTATGACCCCAGTGACATGTCACATACTGTATCTACACATTTAAAGACAAGTTTACTGAGAGACTCTTTCCATATTTCTCTCCCTGTTTAAATAGCACTACCCCTGGAGCTCTGCAGATCTGGCCAGAAAAGGTAGCTGTCAGAGAAAGGAACGGTGTCTGTTACAGTAAATGTCACtgtaaatgttactttttttttccaatttctctttctcccttgttctactctctctgtgcctcacttctcctctctctctctctttttgtctttctttcctacctttctccctctctgtcatttttatcagtctcttctcttctgtttatctctcttcctctttctctcattttcatcCACCcacgtcacccccccccccccccaaacccactcCCTTCAATCTCAAGATGCTAAGGCtgtttagttatttttatatcttttaTATTATGAAATCTCTTTACGTGAACACACTTCAAGTCATGCTGTTCCCACTCTCCGCCATTTGTTAATACATGCTCACAAGATGGCCACTAAAGCTCTGATCAACAGGTTTACAGTTTTATAGGTATAGGGGTGTGGTCTGTTGGAACAATGGGGATCTTGTCAAAAGTGGAAGtagaaattattcaaattattataCAAATTAATGTTCTTACAGTCATGTCCATTTGCAGGGTGTGACTGATTCTGGAAAATGGCAGCTAAAGCTTTGTCTCTGGATGATGACCTCTGCTGTCCTATATGTTTTGATATCTTCAAGGACCCTGTAGTCCTGAAATGCAGCCACAGCTTCTGTagagtctgtctgcagcagttCTGGGAAGGGAAGAGCTCTCCGGAGTGTCCCACCTGCAGGAGGAAGTCCTCTATGGACAAGCCTCCTGCTAACCTGGCTTTAAAAAACATTGTGGAAACCTACTTAAAGCAGAAGATTGAAAAAGCTCCAGAGAAGAATGAAGATCTCTGCAGTCTCCATGGAGAGAGGCTTCTCTTCTTCTGTGAGGAGGACCAAGAGGCTGTCTGTGTCGTGTGTCAGActtcaaaaaaacacagaaaccacaAACTCTGTCCCGTGGAAGAGGCTGCACTGGACCTGAAGGTACTCCACTACTAATATCAGTGTTAAATTATGTGATAttcacaaaacatacaaattaatATAAGTAAAGGTGGACATAGACAAAGAGTTATTATAGATAATTGTGTTCTGGGATGTAGGACAAAGACTAGAACTACAGTGAGGAAGAGCAGAAATCCACAGTGCAACAATAAAGACTGTTTTGCTGATAGAGTACTACAGCTTGAGTGAGTGAACACAGATCAATTTAGCAGTACGTTTTCTTTGACGTGATGGTGCTTCACTTTATGTATTCTTTGTTATGGTAATATATAGTGGCCAAAGTACAAATACTGAGGTACTGAACACAACAAATACCATGCAGTGGTGAGATAAGATTTTCTGAACATGCAAATAGATAAATCAAAAAGagccacagaaaaacagatctTCCCAAAATCTTCCCAACTTCCAAGTCAAGACCTCTATGATGTACTACTAAATGCCTCTCATATTCTCTTCTGTTAAATCTGAAACTTGAGCTGCAATCCAGCAAAATAATGAAACggtttaaaatgatattttatacAGATGTTACTAAGAGTTGATCTGCTGGTTTGAACATCGAAAAAGAGAGAACTGAATCAGACATTCTtttaacagacactctcacTTACAACAAATGATTGCTGCAGcctttttcaaattaaattgaagACAATCAACAAATTATTTACCTGCAAATTTTTATGTTCTCTTAAATAAGTTACAATGGTTTATGCTAATTCACCAGTCAGTGTCTGTTCAATTACCTTGCCATTCTTTCAGTACTGAAGGTTTAATTTAATTGCAGGAAAAACTTAAGACTGCACTGAATCCTATTAAAGAAAAGCTGGAGAAGTTCACTGAAGTTAAACAAGAGTGTGAGAAAACTGCAGAACACATCAGGGTGAGTAGAtctgttaacacacacacacaaaaccacttGTCCAGAATCGTGGATacaattctgtgtgtgttgtgtgcgtggGATTGTTtggaattaattaatttgttcttATGATTGCTCCAGACCCCTCTTGCCACATACCCAATTACACACGTTTGAGAAagacagcatgtttttttccctctttttgcCTTTCCAATAAAGTTCCAATTTAtatgtgaataaaatgacatttgacagttaaaatgcataaacacGCGATTCAGttaacaataaagaaataaatttcCCTATTAGGTAACTAATCAGTCGGCTCATAGTTAATTAATTTTATAACTGTGAATCCGTCTATACTGTCGGTGACAGTGTATGTGTTGAAAAAGTATTTGATTCTATGACTAGAGGCAAACACTTAACTCTGAGTTAACCATATTTACACCGGTTTTAGGGAAACAAACGTAAACCAGCTCACTGTTCGAATCTGAGACTAAAGAAATCCCACAGAAAGAAATAAGCATGTTTAATCAATCCAACGTGTTTTTGATTCGCACTTTTCCAAAGAACAAAATACGCTCGTTTCtatgaacattttaatgaatgagtCCACATAtttctatttcatattatgtttTGAATTTCAGCGTCAGGCCCAGCACACAGAAAGGGAGATAAAGGCAGAGTTTGAGAGGCTCCACCAGTTCCTGCGAAATGAAGAGAAGGCCAGACTAGctgcactgagggaggaagaggagcagaagagtCAAATGATGAAGGAGAAGATAGAAAACATCTCAAGACATGTATCCACCCTTTCAGACCAAATCACAACCATAGAAAGGGCCATGTACTATGAAGACATCTCTTTCTTAAAGGTAGGAGCTTGATTTAGATGCAGCGTTCTGTGTTTATACACTGAGTGATTCCAGTCATGTTGACATGTACAGTTtgtcactgtgacacagagTATTACACATCTACTGTATAATCTACAGAGCTCCCAGGCTTCATCGTCACCACAGATCTGCTGTACCGCCTTTGAGCAGTCTTTCCTCTGTAATAGTAATGACACAGTACAGTAGCTACATTACAGCACATACATGTTATAAGATACATCTTATAAAACTGTtatcattctgtgtttttcagacgTACATGGATGCCAAGAGAAGGTATGCAGACTCTTGCCTGTTTTCTTCTTGTCTATTTAAGTCACTTCACAGCATGAATGACTCCTGCTTGTCATTACAGAGCCCAGTGCACACTGCAGGATCCACAGCTGCTTTCAGGGGTGCTGATAGATGTGGCCAAACACCTGGGCAATCTAAAGTTCAGAGTCTGGGAGAAGAtgctggggatggtgcagtacagtgagtatctgggggaGATGGGTGAAGAACAATGTGTTTATTGATTACACCTGTCAGGCAGGGTAACACGTCTGTGAGATTAACAGTGGTACATTCAAGCATTGCTATGAACTGTGCTGCCTCAGTCTCAGCTCAAAATCGTAAACAAAACTATAGAAACAAGCTGtgtttgcaatttttttcaattgtttaAACACTTTTCCTGAGACTCATAGATACAGACTCagaatacatatttataaaacagtATCATTGATGTggcaaacataaacattttctaaaatacTCAAAATGGTTTAACACATCTTGCAAAAGCAGGTAAGTCCACCAAACGTGTCACATAAGCTCTCTTTGTCAGTGTGTAAAGAAAGGCACCCAAAATGGTATGTATCAGCACAAGTATGACACAGTCAAACCTGACTTCCTTTGCCTTATAACTTATTGATATCAGTGATCAAAGAGCTGCcataatcataattatttaagaaaaatggttttcaattaacatttaaatattgacatttgaataatgaatttcaagaacacagtgcattttacttctttctgtgtctttctaCATAAGTATGTTTCCCTTTGACCCATTCAGCTCCTGTGACTCTGGACCCCAACACCGCACACTCCTACCTCACTGTGTCTGATGATCTGACCAGTGTGAAACTCACTGATACTCCACAAAAGCTTCCAGACAACCCAGAGAGGTTTTACCTCTATGTGAGTGTGCTGGGCTCTGAGGGGTTTAcctcaggaaaacacagctgggaggtggaggtggggaaCAAACCTGTGCGGGATTTAGGGGTGGTGAAAGAGTCCGGCGTCAGGAATGGAGTGATTGTACGCGGCCCTCACACAGGATTCTGGGTTGTGACTCTGTGTAATGCCAGTTACGCCTGCACCTCAGACAACAAACGACTCAAACTGAAGAGGAAACCCCAGAGGATCAGAGTGCTGCTGGACTATGACAGAGGGAAGGTGTCCTTCTATGATACCAGCGACATGTCACACATCTACACTTTCAAAGACACGTTTACTGAGAGACTCTTCCCATATTTCAGTCCTGATGTTGACATTGATGGCAGGGACCCCGGAGCCCTGCAGATCTGCCCAGTGAATGTATCTGTAGTAATGACTGTCACATACTGAACTGCTGTAGTAACAAGAAGTGAAACATACATTGAAAGGGATATATCGGTGACATTAATGAAGctgcatgcattttatgtaattacaaACCActaatgcaattacattttaataaaataagcatttaCTCTTGTGACATGGTTTTGGACAAAATATGGATTATATACAGACAGTGATCAATAATAAAGGAATTTAATCAAAAACTTTTCATTGTATGTGTTTTGCTTGAACACAGTGTATAACGAGGGTATGCCCCACCAGCCCATATTTAGGCATACTCATCTCTGCCATCCCAATTGCATAGTTGGTTATATGGCTACTTTAATGACATACGTAACCATAATCTTATATAACACTTATTATAATTCTTGCTCTTAAACGGTGAGTGGGATGCAGTGCCTTACTTAACAAACTGTGCAAACTGAAAATGCGTTCAAAACATTAATACAGCACctcaaaatattattatattattaacgAGAGTTATTCCCAAAAATCATATTTGAATTCTCATGCCTGCAAGACATTTTATCCGGTATTGCTAAATTAAACGGAAATAAATTAATACTCGATGCCTGTAAAGTTTTAGCGTAATTACAGGTTGGCACAGGCAAGTTCCTGTTCGCCACGCAAGGGTGTGTTCTTCAGAATAATTTGTCTGTTAGAATTATAGGGGAATTTCAACCGATACTCACTGCATTCCAGAAGACTTTTCTCTGGTTTACAATTATACAATTTCATTGGAACTGAAAAATAACGTTCTTAACcagtaaatacatttataaataatgatTTTCCAGGacagtgttcagttttttaCTGCCTGTAAAATGTAGATTTTactatattgtaaaatatttttagaaaacatgacattaaaaacaaaacatttcaataacagaAGTATTTCTGAATGCATACACTAACGATTCATGCAGTCAACATCGTGTTATAACATTAACAACAtcaagtacaaaaaaatgtatgtactttTGTGTATGCTTGCAAttaataaatgacataaatgttccatataataaaatatttctgcaatCGCATTTTTATCATAAATTAACAAACTGGTTTGAGCTTACAGCAAACACTGACAGTGGCTACTGTTGTCTCCTCTTGAGACAGGAAACTTGGTTTTACCCTACCAATCACAGAATGACTCAGGAAGCCTTAAGCACAGATAGTTATGCCATCAGTGTTTGGTACATCAGGTAACTTTGGGGGgattttttgaagaaaagaaaagtttgTCTCATGCAACAGCAAATGCTGTcgttgcagcagcagcaggtttTGGAATGACAGTCTGGCGTGCCCTCAATGTCTGAGCAATACATATTTGACTTTGTTCACTGCTATCAAAATGACTAATACACTATGATCAGCAGAGTTTCAGAAGCATAGTGGTGTGGTCTTTATGAAAAAGAGGGGATTGCCAAAAGTGAAAGAGAGTACAAATTATTCTAGTACTGTCTGAGAGG
This genomic stretch from Megalops cyprinoides isolate fMegCyp1 chromosome 1, fMegCyp1.pri, whole genome shotgun sequence harbors:
- the LOC118774832 gene encoding zinc-binding protein A33-like isoform X1; the encoded protein is MAAKALSLDDDLCCPICFDIFKDPVVLKCSHSFCRVCLQQFWEGKSSPECPTCRRKSSMDKPPANLALKNIVETYLKQKIEKAPEKNEDLCSLHGERLLFFCEEDQEAVCVVCQTSKKHRNHKLCPVEEAALDLKEKLKTALNPIKEKLEKFTEVKQECEKTAEHIRRQAQHTEREIKAEFERLHQFLRNEEKARLAALREEEEQKSQMMKEKIENISRHVSTLSDQITTIERAMYYEDISFLKTYMDAKRRAQCTLQDPQLLSGVLIDVAKHLGNLKFRVWEKMLGMVQYTPVTLDPNTAHSYLTVSDDLTSVKLTDTPQKLPDNPERFYLYVSVLGSEGFTSGKHSWEVEVGNKPVRDLGVVKESGVRNGVIVRGPHTGFWVVTLCNASYACTSDNKRLKLKRKPQRIRVLLDYDRGKVSFYDTSDMSHIYTFKDTFTERLFPYFSPDVDIDGRDPGALQICPVNVSVVMTVTY
- the LOC118774832 gene encoding zinc-binding protein A33-like isoform X2, which gives rise to MAAKALSLDDDLCCPICFDIFKDPVVLKCSHSFCRVCLQQFWEGKSSPECPTCRRKSSMDKPPANLALKNIVETYLKQKIEKAPEKNEDLCSLHGERLLFFCEEDQEAVCVVCQTSKKHRNHKLCPVEEAALDLKEKLKTALNPIKEKLEKFTEVKQECEKTAEHIRRQAQHTEREIKAEFERLHQFLRNEEKARLAALREEEEQKSQMMKEKIENISRHVSTLSDQITTIERAMYYEDISFLKCTLQDPQLLSGVLIDVAKHLGNLKFRVWEKMLGMVQYTPVTLDPNTAHSYLTVSDDLTSVKLTDTPQKLPDNPERFYLYVSVLGSEGFTSGKHSWEVEVGNKPVRDLGVVKESGVRNGVIVRGPHTGFWVVTLCNASYACTSDNKRLKLKRKPQRIRVLLDYDRGKVSFYDTSDMSHIYTFKDTFTERLFPYFSPDVDIDGRDPGALQICPVNVSVVMTVTY